ACTGATTTTTGCTTCTATCCAATTTTTTATGTGAATAAAGCAGGCAGTAAACAGAGATGAGAACTTTTGATTATATTAAGTCTCTAAACATGtaatatttcaagtattttgaaTAGTAATATTGATGGCTAATCAATTTAATGGGACTTATAGAATGGTATGTAGTAAACTGGTTGTGTGCAGTATCTCTAGATATCTGCAGTTTCTTGTTTCATGAAGAGCCAGGATAATGACACAGTATTcctaaaagcaagcaaacaaaagttGTCAAcactttgattttgaaataccatgtacagtgttgtgttttttctaaAGTTCTTTACTGGCTATATTCTTGTAATGCTGTTGTTGTAGACTTTGGACTCAGCAAAGAATCAGTAGATCAAGAGAAGAAGGCCTATTCTTTCTGTGGTACTGTAGAATACATGGCACCTGAAGTAGTAAACAGGCGAGGGCACAACCAGAGTGCTGACTGGTGGTCCTTTGGTGTTCTCATGGTACTGTATGCTTCGTTGCTTACCTTTCTTAAGGTCACAAATACATTGCATATGTCtaaatgaatgtgaaataaTGTCGTTAGAATAAGCTTGTCCAGATCTAATTACTAATGCTTGGGTAAGGGGAAGAGATAATAACTGGATTTTAACTGAAATAGTAACTAATTTgaataaaatttacattttaccTGCTTAGCCCTGTAAGGAGTACTTACCAGGAACCAAAACAATCACATGTGTAGTCCGTAGGTAGTTTATAACAGTTGTGGTCAGTGTGAAACTTCGgtttgtatatttatttcagatattaCTTGAtagttaaagggaaaaaaaaaacctgaagactTAATTTGGTGGAATATTAATCGCATTTTTGTAAGAGTAAGCATGTTGAATGAATACTGGAGTATAGCAGTGAAATAAGCCAGTAACCGCTAGCACACCTTTGCTATGATGTGTTAGAGCATCAGGCTGAATTATGCACATTGAAATTAAAAGTACTGTTTTAGAATTTattcttcttgctgctttcagagTATGGCAACGTCTAAGACTCGGTTATGGAAGAGGTTTTATTACTTAAAGTAGTTTATGTAAAATATTCGTGCATCATCATTATGTCTCCCTTGCTGCTATTGTTATGTAATCTGCCAATGACAACCAAATTTTAGATTTCTGAACTTTTTAGAGAATCTTTTAAAAGCTTAAGCCAGTATGTCTGATGTAGAGATAGGGGAGAGTACAGTACTTAACGCTTTGAGCAGTTGGGGGAAGAAGTGTTGATTTAGATTaacatttgttcttttcagtttgaaatgctTACTGGTACACTACCATTTCAAGGTAAAGATCGAAATGAAACTATGAATATGATACTCAAGTAAGTATATCTTCTTACTTTTTGGAAAGtcagaaaatgtcatttaaatacGTTTTAACAGCTTGTTATAGCTCCTTGTGCTTGAAGAGTTTTAAGCTagaacaggaataaaaagccaacccccccccccccaaaagatTTAGATCCCAGACCTCACAAATACCATAAATTATCTACAGGAATTTAAGTCTTAGGGATTAACTTGCATTTTCATTATAGGTGTataataaagataaaaacagtACAGCGCATTAGACCAGCATTATTTACCACTCATGATGTTGTTAGACTGTTACAGCATCCCTTATTTTGTAAGCAGTAGTTAATCAGGTGTTGCTTTGTGTACATAGATACGGAGAGTGCACTTACATGCTCACATGTTTCATATTAAATTACCTCAGTTACACCAGAAGCTGTCTAACAAGACAGACTGGGTAAACTGGTAATTAATAACTGAAGTTGTTGGGCAAATATGTTCTCGTCTTTATTTGTGCTTAGCTaacaaagaattttcttttgacCACAAGTAGAGCCTTGGGCCTTTTAAGGGGGTGATAGTCAGGGAAGGGGATAAGAGAGAAGCTTTGTTCTTACCAACATACAGCAGTTTGAACTTACCCCAAATATGAGTTTATAGTGATATTACCTGTGAAAGCGGATGGATTAGATCAGTAGCCTCACTTGGAGCTTGAAGTGATACTACAGTTCTGCAGAAGAATTTCTTGCCTTAGCAtaattgtttttcataaaataacCTTGGTGAAGTCAGTAAGCTTTTTATGTGATGACTTAATGAGGCCTCTACTTCTTGAGGCTTTTGCTTCAAGAGGAATATTAGTAATCACTTCAGGGGCAAGTAATTTGGGATTTGGTGAGTCTCTTCTGGCACTGATTCTGGTGGAGGTATTTGGGTGATAATTCCTGGTGACATGAAGatgtctttgaaaatacttATGTATTCCTGAgaattgttttattctgttttagCATAAAGCTTGTTTTGGGGGCTTGGCTGTGGTTTGGGatgtctttttgtttgggtttgttttgggcttttgtttaggtttgggtttgttgtttttatgtAGTGTGAAACTGAAAAGCTAATGATTTAAATCTGTACGCTCTATGAGACTTCAGAATAGATCCTTATACATCAAATTGTGCAATGAATTCTATGTAGACAGTTTTTGGCAAgatgcatttcttcttcttacttgatctcttgttttccttttagagcAAAACTTGGAATGCCTCAGTTCCTCAGCCCTGAAGCACAAAGTCTTCTGAGGATGTTGTTTAAAAGGAACCCATCAAATAGATTAGGTTGGTTCATTTATTTGGttcttggaaataaaagtaGGTGGGTTGAGTTGATTATTTAAAGAAAGTAGTTGCTAGAGACTCTCGAGCTCTAGATGGTCAGTAACATTTAGGTCGAGCTACCATTTCTTGTTAGTTTGGATTGTGACTTCCTGGGGTTGGCTAATAAACGATTACTTTCTTGGACCGGTGACTGTAGCAGTGACCCACGGCTTTGACAGTGCCAGAGCAAAGAATATTGGCTCTGTATTATGGGCTTCTTGTAATCCGTTTGCCTCCCTGATGAGGTGTGTGCTTCTTAATTGAGTATTTTACGTCcgtgaaatatttctgtatttataattCCCTCAAATAACCATATCTGTGCAAAGTTCTTAGAAATTAACTAATTTTTTCAGTGCAATCTTCTTCAAAGCTTTACccagaagtgttttaaatacagtgttttctttgcttagGAGCTGGTTCAGATGGAGTTGAAGAAATTAAGAggcatccttttttttctactgttgACTGGAATGTAAGTACAAAATTAATCAAATGATGaagctgttttgatttttctataTGTCATACCATTAGAAGTACTTGCATCTGAATAAGGCACAGTAAACACTGCAGTACTGCTGACTGTTACATTCTGGCTTCTACTGTAATCTTACTTGGCATGTGGAGCTGTAGTATTTATGGTATAGAGAGTAGTAATTATAAGTTGtgcatttacttttaaataatgaagAGTTGCAGTGATCTAAAGCTTAAATTGTCTGTTAGAACACTCTAGTTGGGAGAGGATGCTTGTGTTCCCTGTGTGCAGGAATCCTTCTCTTCAGTAAGTGTCTGTCAAGTGCTTCCATGCAGGGCACAAAAATTCATTATAACTGTAATTCTCTTTGACTTCTCTCTAGTTAGCCACAGCACATCCTGATTTTATCAGTCATACTGTGTTCACAGTTCAAGTATTGACTGAGATGATCAGGAGTCTGTACAAGTTCATGACTGCTTGCTTAAATTTTTAACAAGCACCTTAAAGCTTTTCCTCTGCACATGTCTAATCTTTTGAGATGTGTTCCCAGAAACTTTCTCAAAGCCAGAATGTTCTATATCAAATAAACTCACTCTGAAAACACTCCTTTGCTATAATGCCTACAAAAGGATAGAGACAGGACTACCTGCAGTGCTAGCCAATACTGTGCTCGGCTGTTTCTTTAAAGCCTGTTGTTGTGATCCTTCTCTTTATCTCCTGTATTTACTTCTGAGAAGGTGGTTTTCTAGCTGTGTTTATGCAGTATCTACCATAGAGTCCCGATTAGCAAGTAGAGTTTTCAGTAACAGCTAAACTTTTATGTTAGAACACTTCATAAATTCTCTAAGTTCTGTAAAAAGGGACTGATGTTGAAATAAGTATAAGTGAGGAAGTTTGAAAGATCTGcgtgggtttttctttctttttttaatatgacagtgctttgtatttatttcactatGGTGTTGATGACCACCCCTGTATTTTATCTCATTATTTCTTTGGATGAATTCAGGTCCCTCTTCCTTGgttgtgtgttttctgtgactttttcttttcttttcttttttttttttttaattgaaatatgtTGCATGTTTTTGTGCAGGAAGATTAAATGAgaagaactgcaaaaaaaataGGTCTGAAAGGATGAGAGAAATGCCAAGAAAATTTTCCCAGAACTTCATGAACTTTGCATAGGGCTGCAACATCGCTTGACATGaaattttctcttccttaacTGCAAATTTGAGATCAGTTGGgcaatgcatttttctaaagCATGTTGAgtaaagtaggaaaaaaaggaggagctATTGTTCTTCCCCCTGATTCAGTATActaaatcaggaaaaaagtgGAATAGAGCTTTGAGAATTGGCTGTTCCTTGCCGTTGCAGGGGGTCTCACAAGTGACATGCCTGTCACTTATGAGAAGTCTTTGTCTGGGACCCACAATAGCAAGGTGAAGACTGTATTCCATGTCTTCCctttggggtgggtttttcaGGGCTCTGACAAAAGAGCAGTGAACCAGGTCTGAGATGATGGCAGAAGGTAAGATGTGCTATGGCTGTTCCATGTTTTTCTGAATAAGCCATAGATGAACTAGTGATAAGTAGCAGCCTGTTGGAGTTGTAAAAGTACTGATCTGGTAGATGAGGCACATTcagaagaataaggaaaaagagCTGTCTGTTGTTTGACTTGTTTGGTAACATTTGCTGTAGCATTTCAAATCAAAGCTACATGAAAGTAATGCAGTCTTTCCATatatatttctggttttctactTGCTATATATTATTTActctttcagaaaactgttttaattcAATAATAATATTGGAGTTGCTTACCCTTTAGCTTGCAAAATTATAGCACCTGTGGAAGTTTCATTCACTCTTAATTATATGACCTTGTCCTCCTACTTTAGAAACTGTTCAGAAGAGAAATTCAACCTCCATTTAAACCTGCTTCTGGAAAGCCAGAAGATACCTTCTGTTTTGATCCAGAATTCACAGCAAAAACACCAAAAGGTAATTGTGCATGGTTATAAGTTGGTGAGATTTGTGGGACAAGAGGGGTCAAATTAGTGttacaacaacaaacaaaaaagagacaaagTTAAAAGGAAAGGGTGTAACAAGTTTCCTGTACTTTGAAGGCGTATGTTCTCCTTGGCAGTTTCtattctttgaaatattttgctaaacttttacattccttttttttttttacttgttgGTGAATCAGCCATAACTTAGAAACCATAATTCAGATGTTAAACCAGACAAGCAGTGTTTGTGGGGGAAAGCATTTGATACTAAAAGTAAACTAAATTTGATTGCAGCAGTGATTATTTTAGGGTCAGCATTCCACTGAAAATTACTTGCTTTAACTTTCTTAAGCCTATTGCTTACTATAATTATTCAAATTAGATCTTAGAACTAGCATTATAATACGTTTTCATTGAACTGTTCCCTTTACTACCCATGCTGAATTTGACTTTACTCCTTAGAAAACAGTGACGCAAAGGTAAAGAACTCTGGGGAAGATGTAGAGTGGACTGGGTACCTGCATGACTAGATCAGTTGAAAAGACATCTCCAATACTTGCAAGAAGCTTAGGagaatttatctttaaaatatccCTTAAGTTATTGAACCACAAAAATTTCCAAGTAACTGAACTTGGAAACTAAGGCAGCAAGTGCAAACACTGCTTAGTATGCTTCAGGTTTcacttcaggttttcttttgtgagtttgttttccttactgctGTGTCTAACTTTTAAAACCACTTGTAATGTTTGTTTGGAGAATGTCTATGGTTCTAATAGGCTACACAGAACTACCAAGCTGTGCTTACTGTGAAATTTCAGTGGATTCAGAAGTACATATAATCTGAGGAAAACTTGGTTCTAATTATTCAGTAGTATTACTAATTGCATATCTTGTATTGCCTCACTTCTGACTTGCCAGCAGCACATAACGCCACTGAAGTAGGAAAATCTGTGGGCGCTCTTTGCTATGCAGTCCTTGATCATAAGACTGtgatctttatttctttctcataaGTAGTAGTGTTTTTCAAGAAACTTTTTCCTAAAAACATGTATTCAGACATTTGTTCTTGCAGTATCTTGCAGTTTTAGATAAAACCAAGGAGAATacttgctttgtgtttgctgttgAAATACAGTAAGACAGATAAGTAGCTATAAGTCTTATTCGCCATCTGGTGTTACTCTTGTTTGCTCCCCTTACctcaaaatgtttgttttaacatACCTCTcctaaatgtttaaaaaacaacctTGCTGGGATTTAGCCATGCTAATAAAATGTGTATGCCACTAGATTCTCCAGGAGTCCCACCTAGTGCGAATGCACATCAGCTCTTCAAAGGATTTAGTTTTGTGGCAACTACTACTGTAGAAGATCATAAAATATCACCACTCGCCAATATACTGCCGATAGTACAGGTATGTCCTGGCTTCATTTTTTGGGAAACTTTTTTGACATGCCAAAAATGAATATTTAGTGTTTACAGTatgttgggtttggttggtttttttgttgtggagACTTATATAATTTGCATTGTTAAAATCCTTCCATGGGGTATTTCTAAATTTTAGATGGAGTTGCTGTTTTTCTGGAGGCAGAATTCATAAGAGAAAGCATGGACAACCAGGAAAAACTTTTGCTGTTGGAAACAGTATTATGGCAAAGAGCATCTTGTTCTTTTAGATGACAGATTGtatgtgtttgtttgttaaGCAGCTTCATGGAAACAGCGCACAATTTACTGATGTATACGAACTGAAGGAAGATATTGGTGTTGGTTCCTACTCTGTTTGCAAGCGATGTATACACATAGCTACGAATATGGAGTTTGCTGTGAAGGTACTTTAAATTTCATTGTGACAGTTCTGAAACTATAGTGTAGTAGTTTTGTAAATTTAAATGCCTGAATTTTCCAGGTAGGGGAGATGTTTAGATAGTgagagaagtgaaaaatggTGTTTGCTTCATTAGTTGAATTTTATATTGGCTTCTTTAGCTGCTCTTTTTGTGGGTAAAGTTTTGAAGAAactttgctggttttggagAAAATTGCAAAGAAAGCTTTGCAATTACAGTCTTGAAGCCTGAAAATGCTGTGTGATAACAcgtgaaataaaataaaatccacaagGGTGGAACTGGGTTTCAGGGAATTTAGTGATGCTTCAGACAGTCCATTGCATTTCCTTGTCCATTGAGCAGAATAGACTGCATTAATGACAAAATTTTAATTGGTAGTAAGGATAGAGCAAGAAATGAACAAACAGTGGGATGTGAAGATGGAAGATTAATTAATTCAGATTAGTAAGAAGTAATGAActctagaaatatttttttttctgtggttgaaGTGAGAATAAAAATTTTGAAGTCTGTATTTAATAGACTTTATTTAGCCaaattgtttttcctgttgctaTATTTTGCAGATAATTGATAAAAGTAAGAGGGATCCCTCAGAGGAAATCGAGATTCTCATGCGTTATGGACAACATCCAAATATTATTACTTTAAAGGATGTATGTAcctctctttctctgctatCTCTTATTACACAgcaatcaataaataaatatagatGCAGGAAGCTTATTGGGATTCATTAAACTTCTTTTACATAGTAAAATATATTGGAAGAGCAGTACATACAGTAAAGTGCTGAGTATTTCAAAATGTGCTATTTTCCTGATACTAATTCTTTTCTAAAGGCTGTTTAATGAACTTGAAGTGAGAAATgatgtatttccttttgtttcaaatgaatAGCTAATGTATTGGCAATGTGaatctgaaaaagcagctgcatgTTGTCCTTACATGCAAAGTGCTGGCAGCTATAAGTTGTCTGTGGAGGGGAAAAGCAACAGGGAGCAGTAGGGCTACTCTCCTCTTACAGCAGAAGCTCCTAGACTGAAAAACTTGATTCATGAATTAACAATTGATTACCTCAGTGTCTCATAGAATGACACATAAGCTGTCCTATACTTCATGCTTTGAGACTCCTTTCATTGCAGAATTAAATTTGACAGTCCCTGCTGTTTGTGCTTTATGTTCATATGTGAAGAGGTGAACAATCTAGTCTGTAACTTTCATTTATCAGGATGTATAATTATAGATGATCTTTTTGAAGAGAGATGTCTGTATTTATATGTGTATGCACTTGTTACACTTGTCATCAGGTGTATGATGATGGTAGATTCATATACCTTGTCACGGAGTTGATGAAAGGAGGAGAACTGCTTGATCGAATTCTCAGACAGAAGTTCTTCTCGGAACGAGAGGCTAGTGCTGTATTATACACTATAACCAAGACTGTGGACTACCTGCACTGCCAAGGAGTGAGTGATTTCCTCCATGACATagcttctttctcatttcttagAATTAATGAATGCCTTTAGTTATGTGCTTTGGTTGGCTTGTTTTTATGGCAGAAGGGAAGAGGTTTTCTGAGTATTTTATGACAAAGGTGAATAATATAAACAACTCATCCTGTTATTCTGGCAAGCCCATAAGACTCTAATTGTACAGTTTATGAAATAGCAGATATTTGTTCTCTTAGGCTTATTAGCAAGTGGTTATGTTCTAGTTGCATTATGAGCCAGTAGGCTTTGTTATTACATTCCTTGAACTAGAATTTATTGTTACTTGAAAGTTACATAGTTGTGTAGAACtgttaataaatatattaatctAGAGAATAGTTTTTTCTAATGTAAGCTATGTACAAACATGCATGCAAATTCTAAGTGatggattttaaaatttctttgttCGAAGGTAGTGCATCGAGACCTTAAACctagtaatattttatatacGGATGATTCAAATAATGCTGATTCTATCAGGATTTGTGATTTTGGATTTGCAAAACAACTCCGAGGAGAAAATGGACTACTTTTAACTCCATGCTACACTGCAAACTTTGTGGCACCAGAGGTATCTTAAGCTGATGTGTGTGTTCTCAGTGCTGTTTTTGATGCATCAAGTACTTAAGCATTTTagcagtggtttaaaaaaaaaaaaaaactctgcTGGTTTTCCTTAAATAGAATTATACATACTTATAAACACTGGTGCATATGTTTATAATaaacctgctttaaaaatagcagaatCCACCCTTAAAAACGAGATGTAAGCCTCTTGAGAATCTTCAGAAATGATGTTCTGGGAACAAGAAGTACTGTTGGTAGCTTCTGTACCCTGTATatcaaaaaataatcaaacctCTGAAATTATCCTGGGATTGACTCGCCCTTCCTTAGGCAGTGCAATGGtactggtttggggtgtttttttaatactgagaagtctttaacattttttgttttataggTTCTCATGAGACAGGGATATGATGCTGCCTGTGACATATGGAGCTTGGGTGTTCTTCTTTACACAATGTTGGCAGGGTGAGAAATACTTCTTAGCTTTTCTGTTTACCTAAAATCCCAGCATGCCACGTGAATCCATGTTTTCGTTAAAATGGTAAGATGCTACCTGATTGATTTTTGAATGCAGAATGTCAAAGATGCTGAAGTGGAACAGGAAGCTATAAGTAAATGTGTACATAAACTAGGCTTATCTTACAGGTAGGTTCAAGGTTTCTCTTCTATAGTGCATGACTGAGATGCCAAAGTCTGTCCCAGTTTCCAGGAGAGAACTTGGTCTGTAGAAGTatgtggtgttttctttctccttctgccgCTTGTCTTCCCCACCCTAGCACCCTTGTAGTCCACCTTGTTTTATCTCCTGTCACAGGCTTGAGTCCTGGCCCTTTTGTAGAACACGCTGGCTTGTAACCTCTTAAGTTTTCTAAACCTCTAAACTTCTATTAAGCACTATAAAGCGCTAGTGGCCAAATGTTTTTTGTCTTATAGATAAACTATAAGACAAAATATCTTATAGTTATCTGTTGGAAACTGCTCCTCTTGATAAATTTGTACTTCTTGTAAAAAACACTGCGACCACCACAGTTCTGTCATCAAAACTAAGATTGCTATGATTTAAGTGCCAATATGCAGATACCGGGCAGTATACTGCCTGCACACTTGAGAAACGTCTAAATAAAAGGTGTGGCAGGTCAAAAGTAGGGGGTAGGAATGGTCCAGCATGAATTCCTGTCTTTCCATTTTGTTCCCTTTAAGCACATCAACTAGAAGACTTAAACTAACTGTCTGGGATAGTTCCTAAACTTCTATTGATGGTGCTGTTTCTTCTATGCAGAGCTTTCAAAGTACTGAGATAGAATGCATTACGCTTAATTATTATTAAGCTTTATTATTATCATCgtcattattattatacttAATTAAccacaattaaaataatatagttCTGAAGATTAAATGCTAATATAAGAAGTATTTAATAGTATATAGTGTGTTTCTGTTGGCAGACTCATAATGATTCATGAGATTTGACCAGTTTCTTGCAGCTTCTTGCCTATAATaaggcattttggttttgtttttttttcctttcaacagCTATACTCCATTCGCTAATGGTCCTAATGATACTCCAGAAGAGATCCTGGTACGGATAGGCAGTGGAAAATTTTCCTTAAGTGGAGGCAACTGGGACACAGTTTCAGACGCAGCAAAGGtgtaaatgtgttttgttctcATATTTTTATATCGTTTGAATGAACATCTACTGAACTTCATAAAACAGACTAGTCTAACACAGTAGTGTGCTATTATTACCTGCAAACTTTATTGTAGTGATGGTAATGtggtccaacctcctgctcaaagcagggtcagctgtGAGATCTGACCAGGTAGCTCAGTCTGACTGAGCTTTACTCAGTGTGACTTTAGAAACCTCCAAGGGTGGTGGCTGACAGCTTGCCTGGGAAGCCTTTTCCAATGCTTGGCTACCGTCATGAGGAAAGAGCTTCTCCATCCTGCCTGTGTTGCTTTGGATGGCTGCCCTGCCCTTGAACTCCTCAGCTCTTTCCCCACACTTCCAGTTTGGTGTCCCACTGCAAACTTAATGAGTGtgtgctttcttccttccccagtcgctgattttgaagattttaaatAAGATAGGTCCCcgtatagatttttttttttctaataatcagttggggtttttttattattccttgtTTTAATTGAATCAAAGTGAGGTGTTTGTGGATTCCTTAAATGGAAGGATGACTTTTTACAATTATCTGTTAGTTCTAGTAGCTAATTAGTCTTGCATTAATAGgttaatattttaatgctgaatCCATCAGGTCTTTTGTCTTCGTTAGTACTTCCAGCAATTAAACTAGTACTTTAACAACCAAATATGTATTTGGATATCTTGCCAAAAGCTCTTGATCAGCTTGATTATGCAGCTGTCCCATTTATTTAAAGGCTGCATCTCTCATCAGTTGCTGTATGTATTGTCTGGGTTTGGTGTTGGCATCATCTGTAGGTATCTTAGTCACTAGTGTTACCTTTTATAAAGCTTGGCATTAATATTAAATCTTTTCTCGATCCCTTAGAACTGCGCTGCTTGTTCATTTTGGTAGGAGTGATTCAGAATGCTTATTGGCTGATGCTCCTAGCACAAGTAATTGACTTCAGTATATTGAAGAATGCTTAATGTTTTGTACCTAGCAAAGGGAACATTCTGTCAGCTtgttcagattttgttttctttcaagctaTTCCTGTATCTGTTTTGTGC
Above is a genomic segment from Strigops habroptila isolate Jane chromosome 9, bStrHab1.2.pri, whole genome shotgun sequence containing:
- the RPS6KA6 gene encoding ribosomal protein S6 kinase alpha-6 isoform X8, giving the protein MADEPMEEGEPYSYHDEGSVKEIPITHHVKEGCEKADPAQFELLKVLGQGSFGKVFLVRKIIGPDAGQLYAMKVLKKASLKVRDRVRTKMERDILVEVNHPFIVKLHYAFQTEGKLYLILDFLRGGDVFTRLSKEVMFTEEDVKFYLAELALALDHLHSLGIVYRDLKPENILLDEAGHIKLTDFGLSKESVDQEKKAYSFCGTVEYMAPEVVNRRGHNQSADWWSFGVLMFEMLTGTLPFQGKDRNETMNMILKAKLGMPQFLSPEAQSLLRMLFKRNPSNRLGAGSDGVEEIKRHPFFSTVDWNKLFRREIQPPFKPASGKPEDTFCFDPEFTAKTPKDSPGVPPSANAHQLFKGFSFVATTTVEDHKISPLANILPIVQQLHGNSAQFTDVYELKEDIGVGSYSVCKRCIHIATNMEFAVKIIDKSKRDPSEEIEILMRYGQHPNIITLKDVYDDGRFIYLVTELMKGGELLDRILRQKFFSEREASAVLYTITKTVDYLHCQGVVHRDLKPSNILYTDDSNNADSIRICDFGFAKQLRGENGLLLTPCYTANFVAPEVLMRQGYDAACDIWSLGVLLYTMLAGYTPFANGPNDTPEEILVRIGSGKFSLSGGNWDTVSDAAKDLLSHMLHVDPHQRYTAEQVLKHSWIACRDQLPHYQLNRQDAPHLVKGAMAATYSALNHKTFQPVLEPVAASSLAQRRSMKKLTSTDL
- the RPS6KA6 gene encoding ribosomal protein S6 kinase alpha-6 isoform X2, producing the protein MVPFAPLEDAEEPEPCHKMELYVSGGELNGLKMADEPMEEGEPYSYHDEGSVKEIPITHHVKEGCEKADPAQFELLKVLGQGSFGKVFLVRKIIGPDAGQLYAMKVLKKASLKVRDRVRTKMERDILVEVNHPFIVKLHYAFQTEGKLYLILDFLRGGDVFTRLSKEVMFTEEDVKFYLAELALALDHLHSLGIVYRDLKPENILLDEAGHIKLTDFGLSKESVDQEKKAYSFCGTVEYMAPEVVNRRGHNQSADWWSFGVLMFEMLTGTLPFQGKDRNETMNMILKAKLGMPQFLSPEAQSLLRMLFKRNPSNRLGAGSDGVEEIKRHPFFSTVDWNKLFRREIQPPFKPASGKPEDTFCFDPEFTAKTPKDSPGVPPSANAHQLFKGFSFVATTTVEDHKISPLANILPIVQLHGNSAQFTDVYELKEDIGVGSYSVCKRCIHIATNMEFAVKIIDKSKRDPSEEIEILMRYGQHPNIITLKDVYDDGRFIYLVTELMKGGELLDRILRQKFFSEREASAVLYTITKTVDYLHCQGVVHRDLKPSNILYTDDSNNADSIRICDFGFAKQLRGENGLLLTPCYTANFVAPEVLMRQGYDAACDIWSLGVLLYTMLAGYTPFANGPNDTPEEILVRIGSGKFSLSGGNWDTVSDAAKDLLSHMLHVDPHQRYTAEQVLKHSWIACRDQLPHYQLNRQDAPHLVKGAMAATYSALNHKTFQPVLEPVAASSLAQRRSMKKLTSTDL
- the RPS6KA6 gene encoding ribosomal protein S6 kinase alpha-6 isoform X3, with the translated sequence MAIAPAESYFNFLEKSWMCVQLNGLKMADEPMEEGEPYSYHDEGSVKEIPITHHVKEGCEKADPAQFELLKVLGQGSFGKVFLVRKIIGPDAGQLYAMKVLKKASLKVRDRVRTKMERDILVEVNHPFIVKLHYAFQTEGKLYLILDFLRGGDVFTRLSKEVMFTEEDVKFYLAELALALDHLHSLGIVYRDLKPENILLDEAGHIKLTDFGLSKESVDQEKKAYSFCGTVEYMAPEVVNRRGHNQSADWWSFGVLMFEMLTGTLPFQGKDRNETMNMILKAKLGMPQFLSPEAQSLLRMLFKRNPSNRLGAGSDGVEEIKRHPFFSTVDWNKLFRREIQPPFKPASGKPEDTFCFDPEFTAKTPKDSPGVPPSANAHQLFKGFSFVATTTVEDHKISPLANILPIVQQLHGNSAQFTDVYELKEDIGVGSYSVCKRCIHIATNMEFAVKIIDKSKRDPSEEIEILMRYGQHPNIITLKDVYDDGRFIYLVTELMKGGELLDRILRQKFFSEREASAVLYTITKTVDYLHCQGVVHRDLKPSNILYTDDSNNADSIRICDFGFAKQLRGENGLLLTPCYTANFVAPEVLMRQGYDAACDIWSLGVLLYTMLAGYTPFANGPNDTPEEILVRIGSGKFSLSGGNWDTVSDAAKDLLSHMLHVDPHQRYTAEQVLKHSWIACRDQLPHYQLNRQDAPHLVKGAMAATYSALNHKTFQPVLEPVAASSLAQRRSMKKLTSTDL